The Lactococcus allomyrinae genomic interval TTGGTTAATCGCTGTATCAGCAAGTAAGATAGCATCAGTGGTTTTCATGTGTTATTTTCTCCTCATTTGAAACCTGATGAACGGAAGTGTCCTCAGGTTGACGTTTGTTTTTTTCTAATTGCGTCAGGCTGAAGTTGTTTTTTTCAAGGGCTTCAACTAAACGTTTTTGTCCCTCCTGCGCATAGCTTTTATAATGGTCAGTCTGAAAATCAAGGGCTTCTTTTTCAAGGGCTGAAAAATCGTCCCCCAAAAGACTGGCAATTTTTTTGGCGCTTTTTTTATATTCGGTGCGCTCCGATTGTGTATATGACATTTTTCTCCTTCTCTTTATGAATGAATTATTTCATGGTTGCTCAATTCTACTCATTGTTCTCATCCCACCAATAAACAATGTAACCCCAAATATACTCCCCTATTCTCTTACTCTTGTAGAAATTATCTTTAATAATTGGTTCTATTTTTTCAATGTTTTTTCCTTTGACAAAATCATTGAGGTTGGCTACGGAGGCATCTTCTATAATTTTAGCGTTTTTTTCATTGTTATTTATTCTCCTTCCTGATAAATAAAATTGACGGTGTAACCTTTAGATTCATACTCTGCTCTCAAACGTTCCGCCTCTCTTTGATTTTCAGCTTCTTGCTTCAATTGTGCTTCTCTTAAAGCCTGTGCCTGATGATTCAAATCTTGTTCACTCACTGCAGGGGCTTGTGAATATTGAGGTATAGATTTTTCTGTTTGAGTGGTGCAGGATTGCGGTGGTTCAACTTTCTCTTGAATTTGGCTTTGTGAGGTGGTTTGAACTGCTTTTTCATTCGTGCTTGCTTTATTTTCCTTCACTTGTGAGCTCCCTTCAGTCTTAGAATGACTTGAAGCACTTGGAGTACTCACTTTTAAAGTTTCATTTTTGGTTGCGACTGCAGAATGGTCTGCACCGAACCCTGAGAGGAAAACAGAAATCATCGCCAAGACGACGACAGAAAAGAGAACAACTGAGGACAAAACAAATAATACGCTCCCGCTTGGGGAGCGAATCAGGTTTTGGAATTGCTTTACATTAAGTTTCATGGTATTTTCTTTCTTATTCAAAAAATAAAAGCAAAAAGATGACTTTTTGCTTTTTCGTTTTTTAAAATTTAATGTGACGTTTAAATTGATTAATTCCTGCCCTCACGGTATGCCGTTTGCGTTCATTAAGAACTACTACAGCAATCAAAGCAACCGTAATCAACCAAGCACCAAGTGCCGTTAGGATTGATTTAGAATCCCCTGTTTTTGGAAGGTAGATATTCAAGAGTTTATCAACTGGTGTTTCTTGTGGAAGGACTTTCCCAAACCATTGGTCTAAGTCTCCAACTTTTTTCTTGGAATAAAGCCCCACACCTGTGATCGTCACTTCATCTCCGTGCAGTTCGCCTGCAGGTAAGACATCAAGTGTGCCTGAACCTAAAATAAATTCTTTTGGTTGTAAAACAAGGAGTTTGCCATCCAATTCAAATTCCCCATCTTTATTGACGGTTAATTTTTTATTGTTAAAGGTAAAACTCATGCCTTTAATGTTAATTGAACCCTGGGTCGTTTTATCCACCACCTTAATATGAGTTAAAGGCTCAGTGCCATTGTTTGTGCCACGGAAATAAATTTCAGTCGAAGCCCCTGACTTGACTTCAAAATAAGTGTCTTCGGTGTCATGGTCATTTTCTCCGATATTGTTATCTTTATCGGTGTGATTCCCATGACCGGCATCAGGGGTTTTTCCATTAGACTTTTCAATATCAATGGAGGGATGAAGGAATTCTACTTCAACGGTTTGTTCGGGATTATTCTTCCAGTTATCCTCTTTAACTACGATTTGGCCTAACTCATCCTTGGCCGTCTCAAGCATCGTATATTTCTTGCCTTGCTCTGGCGTGCTGTCAAAGGCTTGCGTATCCAGCTGCACCACCGCATTACCTTGAAGGTCAGTGGTAAATGGGACCGTGACAGTAATAGCTTGTCCATTTTCATTCAATTTAGGTCGTCCATCAGCCGTATGCACCACCTCACCAGTCATTGTATAGTCAGTGGAGGGAGAAAGGTTCGTCACCACGGCCGTATCATGAATCTTCACTTGACCTACAACAAGCTTTTTATCTCCATCCGCTTCATCCACCGCAGTCGTTTTAATCGTTGGCTGGGTGATAAATTCATCCGCAATCAGCCCTAAATTCGGACGAATCGTTAACGTTTGGTCATCCTTTAGCGTCGCCGTACTTATCGTTTCTTGATGGATCACTTGAGCAGAATCTGACCAACGGAAAGTGAAGGTATAGCTTTCTGCTTTCCCATTTGAATTGGTCTTGAGAACAGCTTTCACATCAATCGGAACAATCGTTTTAGTGCCTTCTGGTGTTTTCGTCTCTACAATTTGATAATGGGCAATCACTCCATCTTTATTAGGCCTTGTTCCTAAAGGAACCTGATAGAAGGCCACTAAGCCATCCGTGGTAAAGCCATTGCCATCTACTGTTGTTCCTGAAGTACATGTATCTCCATTATTGGTAAAACCATAGTTGTCAAACGCAGTTTGCGTGTTCTCATCCATGGCTTTAATCGCAAAGGTTGCATCATTAAGCCCTGTGAGGGAGCTATTAACTTCCAACACCTTAGTAAACATCATGTTCCAAACCAAGGCTTGGTTAGGTAAGTCCTGGTCAATGGTAATGACGGGGGTCTCGTCATTTTGTTTCGCAATCGTAAATTTGTAGGCTTTGGTATTCACCGTTGTCCCATAGCCGGCTTGAGTTTCAATCGCTTGATAGGAACCGCTTGGAAGGTGAGCCACAGCCCAGCGGTTGTCTTTTCCAATTCGAAGCGTTAAATCCCCTTCAATCTCAGGAACAGCGGCTTCGTCTTGCGTGCCTGCCATGATTTCGATGGGCAGTTTTTTAAGTCCATCTTTGAGATTGACCAAGTCGCCCGATTGATGAATGACTTCACCTGAAGCGTTTTTGACCTCCCCATCATAATAAATGGAGAGGTTCGCCCCTTGGATCGTACTGTGCTTGCCTTCACGATCATCCGTCATCGTCTTCTCAAAGACAATATCTCCTGTGACCTCAGTATTCTCACCTGCCGCATGTTCCCAAGCAATGACCTGATCTGCCCCTGATAAGTGAAGGTCACCTCAACAGGTTTGAAGCTATTGGTAAAGCCATCCCCAGCAACAATTTCAAACAGCGTATACTTCTCTCCAAGCACCAGCGGACTGGTTAACGGATTCTCCGTGGTGTTTCCTTCACCTTTTTCATCCAGCGTAAATTGAGTCACGACATTCCCCTTCTTGTCCTTAAGTCCAAGAAGGGTTCCTTTGAATTGATAATCAGAGTTTAAGAGCTCATCCCCATTATATTTGCCTGATTTTTTCACTTTCAACCCACCGACTTGTTTGTTATCAGTGAAGGTCATTTGAGCGGTACCAGCTGTACTGTCTTCTGTGATGACCGTCTCAATCGGATCATTCACCAATGTTCCGGTACTATCGGTGTGGCCTAAGGTATAGGGAGCGGGGACATAAGTTTCTTTTGCTCGAGCTACTGCGCCGACTGGAAAGGCATCTTTAATGATAACGGAGCCATCCGTGCCTGTGGTAACGTCTTTTGCAATCCCTTTTTTAAAGGTGACCGTTCCTGTTTTTGTCCCCTTACTATCTGTGGTATCAAAGGTTCCATTCACGCCTGTATCAATAGTTTTCCCATCCGCAAGGTAGAGCGTTACATCAAACTTAGCCCCTGCAATATTCCCTGAGCCTTGATGGCTCTCCTGCTCGCTTTGTTTCTTAACAATTTTAAGGGAACCGTCGAGGACGACGTTGACGTTAATATCGAAGATCTCTAGAGATGGATCAAAACCAGCATATACAGGTTGGCTGAACACCCCTGTACTGTCTCCTCCAGTAGAATAAATAAACGGTTCATTGCTTTCTGAAAAAGAAGTCATATAACTAATCTTTCCCGAACCAATTTTCGTGGAAGAATTGGCACTTAAAGTGAAATTATTTCCTGAGATAGATGTCTTTAAGCCATTAACTACATCAAGTGGATATTTGAAGTTCGGAAGTACACCATTGGTATCGGTCAAGGTTTTATCCACTCCAACCGTTACTTTGACGGTTTGCCCATCAAAAGAAGGTTTGACTGCCATTGCCTTTGCCTGCGTCGACAATCTATCCGCCTCATCTCGAATTGCTTTTACTGAAGAAGCATGAGGTGCATCATCAATAGAAACGATATCCTTACCTGTCACATTGGCAACCGCCTCCCAAATGGCCACACGAGCACCAGCGTAAAGCGTCCAATTGCTTGCGGCACCTTGAGAAGTCGCAAGATAAGCAATATTATTGACCAAAGCTTGTTGGGTGCTTGACATCTTCTGCCACAAGGCATTCATCTTGTCTTGTTGGGCAGAGGTTCCTCCCGCTGGAATAGGTACCGCTGGATTCAGACAATAGACAGGGGTTCCATCATGAAGCGCTAAATAAGCAATGACCTCAGAATCGCCATTGGAGAGGGTCACGTGTGCAATGGGCTTGCCTAAGGTCGGAATGACGGTGCCTGAGCTTGGAGGTGCCGCATAAGTCAAATTGTTTGCGGCTGGTGTCACCGTATCCTTGACTTGGGCAATAGTCTGTCCCACT includes:
- a CDS encoding VaFE repeat-containing surface-anchored protein, yielding MVNLKDGLKKLPIEIMAGTQDEAAVPEIEGDLTLRIGKDNRWAVAHLPSGSYQAIETQAGYGTTVNTKAYKFTIAKQNDETPVITIDQDLPNQALVWNMMFTKVLEVNSSLTGLNDATFAIKAMDENTQTAFDNYGFTNNGDTCTSGTTVDGNGFTTDGLVAFYQVPLGTRPNKDGVIAHYQIVETKTPEGTKTIVPIDVKAVLKTNSNGKAESYTFTFRWSDSAQVIHQETISTATLKDDQTLTIRPNLGLIADEFITQPTIKTTAVDEADGDKKLVVGQVKIHDTAVVTNLSPSTDYTMTGEVVHTADGRPKLNENGQAITVTVPFTTDLQGNAVVQLDTQAFDSTPEQGKKYTMLETAKDELGQIVVKEDNWKNNPEQTVEVEFLHPSIDIEKSNGKTPDAGHGNHTDKDNNIGENDHDTEDTYFEVKSGASTEIYFRGTNNGTEPLTHIKVVDKTTQGSINIKGMSFTFNNKKLTVNKDGEFELDGKLLVLQPKEFILGSGTLDVLPAGELHGDEVTITGVGLYSKKKVGDLDQWFGKVLPQETPVDKLLNIYLPKTGDSKSILTALGAWLITVALIAVVVLNERKRHTVRAGINQFKRHIKF
- a CDS encoding MSCRAMM family protein, which produces MKKRKSKIKSRFPFRGRRAGNFWRVLCALGVLLLGTLSGFLPSLNVQAAKNAPPSVRFVTPVGQTIAQVKDTVTPAANNLTYAAPPSSGTVIPTLGKPIAHVTLSNGDSEVIAYLALHDGTPVYCLNPAVPIPAGGTSAQQDKMNALWQKMSSTQQALVNNIAYLATSQGAASNWTLYAGARVAIWEAVANVTGKDIVSIDDAPHASSVKAIRDEADRLSTQAKAMAVKPSFDGQTVKVTVGVDKTLTDTNGVLPNFKYPLDVVNGLKTSISGNNFTLSANSSTKIGSGKISYMTSFSESNEPFIYSTGGDSTGVFSQPVYAGFDPSLEIFDINVNVVLDGSLKIVKKQSEQESHQGSGNIAGAKFDVTLYLADGKTIDTGVNGTFDTTDSKGTKTGTVTFKKGIAKDVTTGTDGSVIIKDAFPVGAVARAKETYVPAPYTLGHTDSTGTLVNDPIETVITEDSTAGTAQMTFTDNKQVGGLKVKKSGKYNGDELLNSDYQFKGTLLGLKDKKGNVVTQFTLDEKGEGNTTENPLTSPLVLGEKYTLFEIVAGDGFTNSFKPVEVTFTYQGQIRSLLGNMRQVRILRSQEILSLRRR